One genomic region from Thermus antranikianii DSM 12462 encodes:
- a CDS encoding acyl-CoA dehydrogenase family protein — translation MVTTPEQKLVLDTVRQVAKEVLYPLAPEYDRKGEYPWPQLKALAELGFLGMTTPEEWGGAGLDSVTWALALEEIAAADPSVAVVLSVTSGLPQYMLLRFGTEAQKRKYLVPLARGEWIGAFCLTEPQAGSDAASIRTEARRVPGGFVLNGLKSWITSAGQAHLYVVMARSEKGISAFLVEKGTPGLSFGPPEAKMGLHAAHTAEVRLEEVFVPEENLLGEEGRGLAYALAGLDSGRVGVAAQAVGIARGAFEIAKAYADEREQFGRKLREHQAIAFKIADMHVKIAAARALVLEAARKKDSGERFTLEASTAKLFASSVAVEVTREAVQVLGGYGYHRDYRVERYYRDAKVTEIYEGTSEIQRYIIARELYR, via the coding sequence ACAAAAGTTGGTGCTGGACACCGTGCGCCAGGTGGCCAAGGAGGTTCTTTACCCTCTGGCCCCAGAGTACGACCGGAAGGGGGAATATCCCTGGCCCCAGCTGAAGGCTTTGGCGGAGCTGGGCTTTTTGGGCATGACCACTCCGGAGGAGTGGGGGGGAGCGGGCCTGGACTCCGTGACCTGGGCCTTGGCCCTCGAGGAGATCGCCGCCGCCGATCCCAGCGTGGCCGTGGTGCTTTCGGTGACCAGCGGCCTTCCCCAGTACATGCTGCTTCGCTTCGGCACCGAGGCGCAAAAAAGAAAGTACCTGGTGCCCCTGGCCCGGGGGGAGTGGATCGGGGCCTTCTGCCTCACCGAGCCCCAGGCGGGTTCCGATGCCGCCAGCATCCGCACGGAGGCCAGGAGGGTGCCCGGGGGTTTCGTGCTGAACGGTCTGAAAAGCTGGATCACCTCCGCAGGCCAGGCCCACCTCTACGTGGTCATGGCCAGGAGTGAGAAGGGCATCAGCGCCTTCCTGGTGGAGAAGGGCACCCCCGGTCTCTCCTTTGGTCCTCCGGAGGCGAAGATGGGCCTCCACGCTGCCCACACCGCCGAGGTTCGCCTCGAGGAGGTCTTCGTGCCCGAGGAAAACCTTCTGGGCGAGGAGGGAAGGGGCTTGGCCTACGCTCTGGCGGGCCTGGATTCGGGCAGGGTCGGGGTGGCGGCCCAGGCGGTGGGCATCGCCCGAGGGGCCTTTGAGATCGCCAAGGCCTATGCCGATGAGAGGGAGCAGTTCGGCAGGAAGCTCCGGGAACACCAGGCCATCGCCTTCAAGATCGCCGACATGCACGTGAAAATCGCTGCCGCCCGGGCCTTGGTGTTGGAGGCTGCCAGGAAAAAGGATTCCGGGGAGCGGTTCACCCTCGAGGCCAGCACCGCCAAGCTCTTCGCCAGTAGCGTGGCGGTGGAGGTGACCCGGGAGGCGGTGCAGGTCTTGGGGGGCTACGGCTACCACCGGGATTACCGGGTGGAGCGCTACTACCGC